A portion of the Macaca mulatta isolate MMU2019108-1 chromosome 2, T2T-MMU8v2.0, whole genome shotgun sequence genome contains these proteins:
- the P2RY13 gene encoding P2Y purinoceptor 13, with the protein MTAARRRHRELSILPKVTLEAMNTTVMQGFNRSERCPRDTRIVQLVFPALYTVVFFTGILLNTLALWVFVHIPSSSTFIIYLKNTLVADLIMTLTLPFKILSDSHLAPWQLRAFVCRLSSVIFYETMYVGIVLLGLIAFDRFLKIIRPLRNIFLKKTVFAKTVSVFIWSFFFFISLPNMILSNKEATPSSVKKCASLKGPLGLKWHQIVNNISQFIFWTVFVLMLVFYVVIAKKVYDSYRKSKSKDRKNNKKLEGKVFVVVAVFFVCFAPFHFTRVPYTYSQTNNKTDCRLQNQLFIAKETTLFLAATNICMDPLIYIFLCKKFTEKLPCMRGRKTIASSQENHSSQTDNITLG; encoded by the exons ATGACTGCCGCAAGAAGAAGACACAGAGAACTGAGTATCCTCCCAAAG GTGACGTTGGAAGCAATGAACACCACAGTGATGCAAGGTTTTAACAGATCTGAGCGGTGCCCCAGAGACACTCGGATAGTACAGCTGGTATTCCCAGCCCTCTATACAGTGGTTTTCTTCACTGGCATCCTGCTGAACACTTTGGCTCTGTGGGTGTTCGTTCACATCCCCAGCTCCTCCACCTTCATCATCTACCTCAAAAACACTTTGGTGGCCGACTTGATAATGACACTCACACTTCCTTTCAAAATCCTCTCTGACTCACACCTGGCACCCTGGCAGCTCAGAGCTTTTGTGTGTCGTCTCTCTTCGGTGATATTTTATGAGACCATGTATGTGGGCATCGTGCTGTTAGGTCTCATAGCCTTTGACAGATTCCTCAAGATCATCAGACCtttgagaaatattttcctaaaaaaaaCGGTTTTTGCAAAAACGGTCTCAGTCTTCATCTggtccttttttttcttcatctccctGCCAAATATGATCTTGAGCAACAAGGAAGCAACACCATCGTCTGTGAAAAAGTGTGCTTCCTTAAAGGGGCCTCTGGGGCTGAAATGGCATCAAATAGTAAATAACATATCCCAGTTTATTTTCTGGACTGTTTTTGTCCTAATGCTTGTGTTTTATGTGGTTATTGCAAAAAAAGTATACGATTCTTATAGAAAGTCCAAAAGTAAggacagaaaaaacaacaaaaagctggAAGGCAAAGTATTTGTTGTCGTGGCTGTCTTCTTTGTGTGTTTTGCTCCATTTCATTTTACCAGAGTTCCATATACTTATAGTCAAACCAACAATAAGACTGACTGTAGACTGCAAAATCAACTATTTATTGCTAAAGAAACAACTCTCTTTTTGGCAGCAACTAACATTTGTATGGATCCCTTAATATACATATTCTTATGtaaaaaattcacagaaaagCTACCATGTATGCGAGGGAGAAAGACCATAGCATCAAGCCAAGAAAATCATAGCAGTCAGACAGACAATATAACCTTAGGTTGA
- the P2RY12 gene encoding P2Y purinoceptor 12 isoform X1: protein MQAIDNLTSAPGNTSLCTRDYKITQVLFPLLYTVLFFVGLITNSLAMRIFFQIRSKSNFIIFLKNTVISDLLMILTFPFKILSDAKLGTGPLRTFVCQVTSVIFYFTMYISISFLGLITIDRYQKTTRPFKTSNPKNLLGAKILSVLIWAFMFLLSLPNMILTNRRPRDKNVKKCSFLKSEFGLVWHEIVNYICQVIFWINFLIVIVCYTLITKELYRSYVRTRGVGKVPRKKVNVKVFIIIAVFFICFVPFHFARIPYTLSQTRDVFDCAAENTLFYVKESTLWLTSLNACLDPFIYFFLCKSFRNSLISMLKCPNSATSQSQDNRKKEQDGGDPNEETPM, encoded by the coding sequence ATGCAAGCCATCGACAACCTCACGTCTGCGCCTGGGAACACCAGTCTGTGCACCAGAGACTACAAAATCACCCAGGTCCTCTTCCCACTGCTCTACACTGTCCTGTTTTTTGTTGGACTCATCACAAATAGCCTGGCGATGAGGATTTTCTTTCAAATTCGGAGTAAatcaaactttattatttttcttaagaacACAGTCATTTCCGATCTTCTCATGATTCTGACTTTTCCATTCAAAATTCTTAGTGATGCCAAACTGGGAACAGGACCACTGAGAACTTTTGTGTGTCAAGTTACCTCCgtcatattttatttcacaatgtatatcagtatttcattcctggGACTGATAACTATCGATCGCTACCAGAAGACCACCAGGCCATTTAAAACATCCAACCCCAAAAATCTCTTGGGGGCTAAGATTCTCTCTGTTCTCATCTGGGCATTCATGTTCTTACTCTCTTTGCCTAACATGATTCTGACCAACAGGCGGCCAAGAGACAAGAATGTGAAGAAATGCTCTTTCCTTAAATCAGAGTTCGGCCTAGTCTGGCATGAAATAGTAAATTACATCTGTCAAGTCATTTTCTGGATTAATTTCTTAATTGTCATTGTATGTTACACACTCATTACAAAAGAACTGTACCGGTCATATGTAAGAACAAGGGGTGTAGGTAAAGTCCCCAGGAAAAAGGTGAACGTCAAAGTTTTCATTATCATTGCTGtattctttatttgttttgttcctttccattttgCCCGAATTCCTTATACCCTGAGCCAAACCCGGGATGTCTTTGACTGCGCCGCTGAAAATACTCTGTTCTATGTGAAAGAGAGTACTCTGTGGTTAACTTCCTTAAATGCATGCCTGGATCCGTtcatctattttttcctttgcaaGTCCTTCAGAAATTCCTTGATAAGTATGCTGAAGTGCCCCAATTCTGCAACATCTCAGTCCCAGGACAAtaggaaaaaagaacaggatggTGGTGACCCAAATGAAGAGACTCCAATGTAA